The DNA region CCTCATTCCCCACACAGGGACACTTGCTGATGGCACCTTTACCTGGCTGTTTGTCTTCCTGTCCTCAGGCTACAGCAAAACTGAGCTGCTGGGCCCCCAGGCTGGGCCGGGGGCAGGATGAGTATTTGCAACTGTCCACAACTGTTGTGTCCCCATGTGCTGACTGGCACAACGATGCTCTCAGGTTGTCTTGTGCATGGCACTTGCCCTCCCAGACTGCAGggcctcctgcctggcccctttaAGTCTTGTGATGTTTCAAATTAGCTGAACTGCTCCTGAGGCCACCAGGGGGGCAATGGTTTTGTATCTGATCAGGTGCTGTGATCCTTCCTCCAGGTCAATCACATATTCtctgaaggggaaagagagatcGGTTCAGATGGAAGGGTGGCAGCAAGCTCAGAACGAGAGGAGAGAGGTGCTGCATTCTCCTGAGGCTCCTGCTTGCTTTTCAGGGTTGCAGTGTTGGATCATAtaaaagaagttctgtattaaaatcacaaatgagtttgattccccatagtttaaattccagggtattactaattaagaggtctcttggtttttggtactgtttctctccctctctgtgtgaaacttgcaagctgctaattctaagacagagtctgttctcaaagcaattctttgtaacaactactcacacagagagagactcaaagcaatactctgtaacaacagcaCCCAGAGGCTCCCCGCCCTTGTGTTGTATTCGTCTCGCtctgttaacaattgtgattaaaatagagatagaggatgtatgtggatggatgcttggtgtggataataactgaatgatcagggaggtgccagcctaagaatccagtgtccatcggctgaagaaggcgttaagtggaaataaccaaaggacccccggagggcagactgggatccacccaacagcctcaagaatgggagaaccaaagaacaagataacatctggccgcacggagccgtcaggaatgtgccatctgctgattgattcaggaacagcatgatgaagcaattcccatagactggcataggaagaaattcctataaaaatggactctagaaagtgagacctttggggtctgattctgcaaaccaacttccaggagcatcagatgagcatctgacaaggccctgctccctcctcatgtccaggcctcctggccagtggcttggcatgagcaactctaaggctggtaactatgataacaaccttgcagaacctgtgtgtgtgtgtatgaatgaatgtgtgaataaatatgaaactgaatagaatgttatagctataattagctacttactatgattctttctgtattcacaataaatgtggcattttgccttttcccctttaataagctcctgctagtttttattttattggtataacagccgCAGCAAAGTGACCGGATTAGGCAAGGAGGAGGGGTGCTGCTCCATCCAGCCCACCCACCCACAGCTACACAGGCAACTCGCAGAGACGGGAAGCTGAGCAGAATACAGTCGGGATGGCATTTCTAAGGCATGTGCGTATCAGTGCACAGCAAAGCAATAGGCCACCTACCTCTGCTCATCAGTCTCTGGCTCCACCAATATGTTTTCCTGCCTCTCCTGCACCCTCAGGAATACAAAGGAGTCCAGGTTGGGTTTGGGAACTGCAAGGAAAGCGACACACTCAGCCCTGATCCCGGGCTCACGTGACTGAGACCAGGGCACTTTGTGCTGCACGAACCACTCCTGGGAACAGTCTCTGCTCCTCTGCAGGACCTTCACGTGGAGCTGGGATGCTCATGAGGACACAGTGCAATGCTGGTCACTAGCCCCACAGGCGACCGGCCAGTCCCATATGCACCAGCCAACACATACTTGAGACGGCAGGAGAGTCAGAACACAGAGACCAGTGTGAATAGCCTGGTGACCCCCCTGTCTCTCCCCAGAGGGCGATTCTAGGAGAGGGCAGTGCAAACATATCCAGACCACCTTCTAAAGGGCCAGCAATGTGGAGAGGGCTATGCTCAGACACCTGCCTCTTCCAAGCACTCGCCGGAGCTCTAGCGCTTACACTGCTTGCTCTCTAGGACTTCAGATTACTCCAGGGCTCGTCCCCAGACAGCCACTGCTAGAATCCTGTTGCCTGTACTGCAGCCGGGCTTCTCTTACCCAGTCTCAGGAGATCCACTTTCTGCAGGTTGGGAGGCATGTGTTTCAGGGCCACATTTTTCAGGTAGGTTTCTGTGTTCGCCATGTACCTGAAACAAACAGCCCTTACTGTCAGTCAGATCACGGCAAAAGCTGGTGGGCCAAAATGGACTCCAGGTACCAGCGAGACATGCTGAACCCGCAAGCACGGCGGGAAGACagcagcaagcggctgggtctggagGGGCAGAAGCTGAAATGAAGACTTCTCTGCTCCAGCAAAACAGCGCATGCAAATCCTTCAGCGCCCAAGGGCACAGCTTATCTCCATGGGAAGGTGACACAAAAGGCAGTGAGGGCTCTTCCCACTGGCAGGACTCGGGCAGCAGAGGGAACTTTTCTGGCATAGTTTAGTGGGTGGCTGAAGTGAGACTGCCCCTAGATACCTCGTTGGCCAATGGCCTGCCACAATCTGCCAGCAGAAGGCTGCCTGGAGACAggagaggaagctgtgcagcAGGACGAGGCTCCCGTCATGAATCTGGCATGCACACGGAAGGAGGCAAGCGGGCAGACACTAAGACTGATGAAGGCTGAGCGGGAATCTTTTTTCAACGCCTTCCCAGACTGTCAGGAGCGCTCAGGGCCAAGCCTCTAGCTTCACTGCAGGCCCAAGAGAGAGCGAGGGACTCGTTAGCTGGTCACTAGGGGACAAGGTTTTTCCAACCAAGCTGCCACAGCCAAGTTTGCCAAGGGAGGATCTACAGCATGTGAAGCGGAGGCTCAAAGGGAGAGCCAGAGTGCATACAACCCCAGTTCTGGCCTGGACTTAGTCTGCGCAGTAGAACAAGACCTGGCTCACCCCactgcccagccctccttccatACCTACTCACTCTTTAGCAAAGGCAAACTCCTCTGGAGAGAGGATGGAAGGCTCTCCTTCCACTCGGGACTTCTCCTTCTCCAGGATATGGGGGAAAAACTTCTCAATCTGCCAGGGGAAGAAAAACCCCAAAGAAGAGTCAGCTGTGATCGAAACAGAGAGCTCCATCATAGGCAGCTCCCAGCATTCTCCCTTCTATAGCCAGAGGGAATCTGTCACTGCAGATTGGTGAGGTGCAGAGGTGGCACATCTGCCCTGGGATTAGTTCCGGACCCACGCAGGGCTGTCTGCGCCTGAGAGGCGGGATGGCAATGGAGTTTCCAGGAGGAAGATTGCACTGTGCTGACCCTCCATAGGGTAATAAACAGGCTCACCACAGCACTGTGACACCCAGAACAAGGTGCTGCGCTTGACAGCAATGAGGAGTGGATTCCCCAGGTGAACCTTATGGTCACTCTAACCAAACACGTCAAGGGCCCATGACTCAGAGCCCCGGACCAAAGCAATATGCTTTTGGTGTGGCCAGAACGGCATGCCTCCAGCCACTCTCCTAAGAGTCACCTTGCCATGGCACAGAATAGCAGGGTGTTACCTTCACAAGCCTGCAGCGCAAGTAGCTGCTGAGGACATAGCGGATCCTCTCAATCTCCATGCGGTGGATGCTGACCTTCAGGTCTCCGTGCTTGGCTCGTTTCAGATTTGACTCCTGCAAAGGGGCACATGGGGGGAATATCAGACTGTTCAAACACTCAATAGCTAAAGACACAGAGAGGCCAATGTCCTCAGACTGAGCCCCGGGAAAGAGCTAGATTGCAGCTGCCTCTTGTAGACAGAGCACCTGCACCATGAATGCAGGTTACCACCCCTCACTGCCACATGGGAACCAATACACGGGACAGCTCCTTGGAAAAGGGAATCGAAGAACCACATGCCAGATTTTGCAGTATATAGGATTTGGGCAGGTAATGGCCATTGGCCAAGACTGCAGATGGTTGATTCTGTCATCCAGGCAACTGTGAGTCTGCCTGGAGCAGGAGATTTACACCACCTCTGTAGCAAACAACTGCACAAAGAACCAGGAACTGGCTAGCAGCACTGCCCCCATGACCAGCCCACTTTGGCGAACAAGCAGCTGCAGGCCAGGATGAACAGCAACCATGCTGAAGGCCCTATAGAATAGCAGACAAGGGCAACAACAGCAGCTGATGCCAATTTTAACCTCTGTGACTAATAGCAACACGCCAGGAGCCTGGGGGCTCTTGCTGCTCTCAGTACATAGCATGAACCATCACTGCTTGGGCAGAGCATGCAGGTTAACCACAAGATGCTCAGAACTACATCCACCCTCTGTGGGGAACACTGGAGAGGGGGACGGATAGAAGCACTGGCCGGAGCTTAGGCAGGGGACCCCAGGGCACGGAGTTTAGCAATAACAGTATGAACCTGTCCAGCCattcccaacccctgcccccacctgtgCCCCCAGACACGCACCATGTGGTCCAGCTGCTCCATGACACACTCCACGATTTCAGACTTGCTCTCCAGCAGCTCTGGGGCAAACTTCTCATTCAGCCAGGCCTGCCAGCACAGCAGGACACTGAGCCACAAACCAGCCTAACACTGAGCCCCTGTgatctgacccaccagcccccactcccctccccgggctgggagagaacccaggagtccgggctcccagcccccactcccctccccgggccgggatagaacccaggagtccgggctcccaccactcccctcccggagccgggattgaacccaggagtccgggctcccaccactcccctcccggagccgggattgaacccaggagtccgggctcccaccactcccctcccggagccgggattgaacccaggagtccgggctcccaccactcccctcccggagccgggattgaacccaggagtccgggctcccagcccctccccgggccgggattgaacccaggagtccgggctcccagcccctactcccctccccgggccgggattgaacccaggagtccgggctcccagcccctccccgggccgggatagaacccgggagtccgggctcccagcccctccccgggccgggatagaacccgggagtccgggctcccagcccctccccgggccgggatagaacccgggagtccgggctcccagcccctccccgggccgggatagaacccgggagtccgggctcccagcccctccccgggccgggatagaacccgggagtccgggctcccagcccctccccgggccgggatagaacccgggagtccgggctcccagcccctccccgggccgggatagaacccgggagtccgggctcccagcccctccccgggccgggatagaacccgggagtccgggctcccagcccctccccgggccgggatagaacccgggagtccgggctcccagcccctccccgggccgggatagaacccgggagtccgggctcccagcccctccccgggccgggatagaacccgggagtccgggctcccagcccctccccgggccgggatagaacccgggagtccgggctcccagcccctccccgggccgggatagaacccgggagtccgggctcccagcccctccccgggccgggatagaacccgggagtccgggctcccagcccctccccgggccgggatagaacccgggagtccgggctcccagcccctccccgggccgggatagaacccgggagtccgggctcccagcccctccccgggccgggatagaacccgggagtccgggctcccagcccctccccgggccgggatagaacccgggagtccgggctcccagcccctccccgggccgggatagaacccgggagtccgggctcccagcccctccccgggccgggatagaacccgggagtccgggctcccagcccctccccgggccgggatagaacccgggagtccgggctcccagcccctccccgggccgggatagaacccgggagtccgggctcccagcccctccccgggccgggatagaacccgggagtccgggctcccagcccctccccgggccgggatagaacccgggagtccgggctcccagcccctccccgggccgggatagaacccgggagtccgggctcccagcccctccccgggccgggatagaacccgggagtccgggctcccagcccctccccgggccgggatagaacccgggagtccgggctcccagcccctccccgggccgggatagaacccgggagtccgggctcccagcccctccccgggccgggatagaacccgggagtccgggctcccagcccctccccgggccgggatagaacccgggagtccgggctcccagcccctccccgggccgggatagaacccgggagtccgggctcccagcccctccccgggccgggatagaacccgggagtccgggctcccagcccctccccgggccgggatagaacccgggagtccgggctcccagcccctccccgggccgggatagaacccgggagtccgggctcccagcccctccccgggccgggatagaacccgggagtccgggctcccagcccctccccgggccggga from Lepidochelys kempii isolate rLepKem1 chromosome 26, rLepKem1.hap2, whole genome shotgun sequence includes:
- the GINS4 gene encoding DNA replication complex GINS protein SLD5 is translated as MAEGPELRERDSDGSSEELVLTPAQLIRSLEQAWLNEKFAPELLESKSEIVECVMEQLDHMESNLKRAKHGDLKVSIHRMEIERIRYVLSSYLRCRLVKIEKFFPHILEKEKSRVEGEPSILSPEEFAFAKEYMANTETYLKNVALKHMPPNLQKVDLLRLVPKPNLDSFVFLRVQERQENILVEPETDEQREYVIDLEEGSQHLIRYKTIAPLVASGAVQLI